The Streptomyces puniciscabiei genomic interval GCCCGCCAGTCGGCGCTGAACTTCACCTCGCTCGACTACCGGCACTACGGCCGGGACAGCCGCACCGTGCTGAACGGCGCCACCGGCGACTTCAAGAAGCAGTTCGCCGCGCAGACCGCGCAGTTGACCAAGCTCGTCGCGCAGAACAGGTCGGTGTCCGAGGGACAGGTTCTGGAAGCGGGCATCGTGCGCTCCGACGAGCACTCGGCCCGGGTCCTGGTCGTGGCCGACAGCAAGGTGACCAACACCGCCGCGCCGGAGGGCCAGGCGCGCACCTACCGGATCCAGCTCGACCTCGTGCGGGTGGCCGGCCGCTGGCTGACCTCCGACGTCGCCTTCGTGGGCTGACCCGCCCGTGAGACCAGAGTTGAGGAGAGACACCGTGGCGAACCCCACCTCCCGCGTGCGGGGCACCGGCTCCCCGGCCCGCCGCACCCTGACCGCGGCCGCCCGGGCGGCGGCCAAGCGGGCGGGGCGGCCGACGCGGCCCGAACGCAGTGCCGGCCCGGACCACCCGCACCAGGAGACGCCCCACGGGCGCACCCTGCTCATCGATCCCCCGGCGTCCGGCTGGGAGGACCCGCCGGAGCCCGAGCCGGTCGAGCCGGTCGAGTCGCCCAAGGCATCCGAGGCATCCGACGAGGAGCCGCAGGAGACCCCGCCCCCGCGCGGGCTCGGACGGCGCGTGCTCACCGCCGTACTGGGCGTCGTCCTCGTGGCGGCCCTGGTCATGGCCGCCGTTCTCGGGTGGCAGTACCGGCAGGGGCGGCAGGCGGAGCAGGCCCGCGGCGAGGCCCTCGCGGCCGCGCGGAAGGCGGCGCCGGTCGTGCTGTCGTACGACTACCGGCACCTCGGCCGGGACTTCGCCCGGGCCCGCGCCCTGCTGACCGGGCACTTCCGCGACCAGTACGGCAGGACGACGAAGACGGTCGTCGCGCCGACCGCGACGAAGTACCACGGCGTGGTGAAGGCGACCGTGGCCACGCCCTCCGACGGCGGCGCCCCGGCGGTCTCCGTCGTGTCCGCCTCGCCGGACAGGGTCGTCGTCCTGCTCTTCGTCAACCAGATCACCGAGAGCACCCAGGTCCCGGAGCCCCGGCTGGACCTGAACCGGGTGCGGATGACCCTCACCCGCACCTCCGGCGGCTGGAAGGTGAGCGGCGTCGACGCCCTCTGACCAGGCCTTCCCCTGTGCCCCCGCGCGCTCGCGCGGGGGCACTTTTTCGTGGGCTCTCTTGACAGTCCTCCCCCCTCACAGGCAGTCTTTCCATACAGCAGAAACCAACTTCCGCAATACGGAATAACAGAGAAGGGAGCGCCGTCCCCGTGGGATTCGCAGACCAGCGCTTCAACGTCAACCTGTCGATCCTCTTCACGGAACTCCCGCTCCCGGAGCGTCCCGCGGCCGCCGCCGCGGCGGGCTTCACGGCGGTCGAGCTGTGGTGGCCCTGGGTCGACTCCCCCACCCCCGAGCAGTCCGAGCTCGACGCCCTGAAGAAGGCGATCGAGGACGCGGGCGTGCAGCTCACGGGCCTGAACTTCTACGCCGGACAGCTGCCGGGCCCGGACCGCGGCGCCCTGTCGATCCCCGGCGCGGAGTCGGAGAGGTTCCGCGCCAACATCGACGTGGCCATCGCCTTCGCCGGGTCCCTGGGCTGCACGACGTTCAACGCCCTGTACGGCAACCGCGTCGACGGCGTGGACCCGGCCGAGCAGGACGCGCTCGCCCTGGAGAACCTGGTCCTCGCGGCCGAGGCCGTCGGGCGGGTCGGCGGCACCATCCTGATCGAGGCCCTCAACGCGCCCGAGTCGCCGAAGTGCCCGATCGTGAGCGCGCCCCGGGCCATCGAGATCGTGGACAAGGTCAACGAGGCGACGGGTCTCGGGAACGCCAAGTTCCTGATGGACCTGTACCACCTGTCCATGAACGGCGAGGACCTGCCCTCGGTCATCGAGCAGTACGCGGCGAAGACCGGCCACGTCCAGATCGCCGACAACCCCGGCCGCGGCGCCCCCGGGACGGGCTCGCTGCCGCTCCTTGAGCTGCTCGACCAGCTCAAGAAGGCCGGTTACGACGGCTGGGTGGGCCTGGAGTACAAGGCCGGCGACCGCCCGAGCGCCGAGGCCTTCGACTGGCTCCCGCGCGAAGCCCGCGCGGCCCGCTGAACACCCATGACTTTGCACAGCAGTTGAGAGAGGCACCCCCTGACATGAGCACTCTTCCCAAGATCGCCTGGATCGGCCTCGGCATCATGGGCTCCCCCATGTCCGAGAACCTGATCAAGGCGGGTTACCAGGTCACCGGCTACACCCTGGAGCAGGACAAGCTGGACCGCCTGGCCGCCGCCGGCGGCACCGCCGCCTCCTCCATCGCCGAGGCCGTGCGCGACGCCGACGTGGTCATCACCATGGTGCCCGCCTCCCCGCAGGTCGAGGCCATCTCCTACGGCCCCGAGGGCATCCTGGAGAACGCGAAGCAGGGCGCCCTGCTGATCGACATGTCCTCGATCACCCCGCAGACCTCCGTGGACCTCGCGAAGGCCGCCAAGGACAAGGGCATCCGGGTGCTGGACGCCCCGGTGTCCGGCGGTGAGGCCGGTGCCATCGAGGCCGTGCTGTCGATCATGGTCGGCGGTGAGCAGGCCGACTTCGACCAGGCCAAGCCGATCTTCGAGGCGCTGGGCAGGACCATCGTGCTGTGCGGCCCGCACGGCTCCGGCCAGACCGTGAAGGCGGCCAACCAGCTGATCGTCGCCGTGAACATCCAGGCGTGCGCCGAGGCCGTGGTCTTCCTGGAGAAGTCGGGCGTGGACCTGCAGGCCGCCCTCGACGTCCTCAACGGCGGCCTGGCCGGCTCGACGGTGCTGACGCGCAAGAAGGACAACTTCCTGAACCGCGACTTCAAGCCGGGCTTCCGCATCGACCTGCACCACAAGGACATGGGCATCGTCACCGACGCCGCCCGCAACGTCGGCGCCGCGCTGCCGGTCGGCGCCGTGGTCGCCCAGCTGGTCGCCTCCCTGCGCGCCCAGGGCGACGGGGGCCTCGACCACTCGGCCCTGCTGCGGGCCGTGGAGCGCCTCTCCGGCGCCCAGGTCTGACCGGTCCCCGAAGACTTCCGGGCCGCGGCGCCGCTGACACCTGTCCTGTCGCGCCCAGGCGGCGCCGCGGCCCGGAATCAACTTCAACAAACTGTTGACGCCCAGATCGCCCTACTTCTAGGCTCCACAAAGCGGAAGAAGATTTCCGCTGCCACCCGCACGGAAGGTCCACGATGTCGAAGCGCGTGCTCACGGCGCGAACTCTCACCACGGAGTCCGGCGCACCGGTCGCAGACAACCAGAATTCCGCCTCCGCCGGCGTAGGCGGCCCGCTCCTGATCCAGGACCAGCACCTCCTGGAGAAGCTCGCGCGCTTCAACCGCGAGCGCATCCCGGAGCGCGTGGTGCACGCCCGTGGCTCCGGCGCGTACGGCCACTTCGAGGTGACGGACGACGTCACCGGCTTCACCCACGCCGACTTCCTCAGCGAGATCGGCAAGCGCACCGAGGTGTTCGTGCGCTTCTCCACGGTCGCCGACTCCCTCGGCGGCGCCGACGCCGTCCGTGACCCGCGCGGCTTCGCGGTGAAGTTCTACACCGAGGAGGGCAACTACGACCTCGTCGGCAACAACACCCCGGTGTTCTTCATCAAGGACCCGATCAAGTTCCCCGACTTCATCCACTCGCAGAAGCGCGACCCGTTCACGGGCCGTCAGGAGCCGGACAACGTCTGGGACTTCTGGGCGCACGCCCCCGAGGCCACGCACCAAGTGACCTGGCTGATGGGCGACCGCGGCATCCCGGCGTCGTACCGGCACATGAACGGCTACGGCTCGCACACCTACCAGTGGACGAACGCTTCGGGCGAGGCCTTCTTCGTCAAGTACCACTTCAAGACGAACCAGGGCATTCGCTCGCTGAGCAGCGAGCAGGCCGCGGAGATCGCGGGCAAGGACCCCAACTCCCACCAGACGGACCTGCTGCAGGCCATCGAGCGGGGCGTGCACCCGTCGTGGACCCTGTACGTCCAGCTCATGCCGGCGGCCGAGGCGGCGGACTACCGCTTCAACCCGTTCGACCTGACCAAGGTGTGGCCGCACAAGGACTACCCGCTGCAGCGCGTGGGCCGCCTGGTGCTGGACCGCAACCCGGACAACGTCTTCGCCGAGGTCGAGCAGGCCGCGTTCTCCCCGAACAACTTCGTGCCGGGCATCGGCCCCTCCCCCGACAAGATGCTCCAGGGCCGCCTGTTCGCCTACGCGGACGCGCACCGCTACCGCCTGGGCGTCAACCACACCCTGCTCGCCGTGAACGCCCCCAAGGCGGTCCCGGGCGGCGCCCAGAACTACGGCCGCGACGGCTTCATGGCGGTCAACGGCCAGGGCCGCGGCGCCAAGAACTACGAGCCGAACTCCTACGACGGCCCGGTGGAGACCGGCCGCCCGCTGTCCGCCCCGCTGGCGGTGTCGGGCCACACGGGCACCCACACGGCCCCCCTCCACACCAAGGACGACGACTTCTTCCAGGCGGGCGAGCTGTACCGGCTGATGTCCGCGGAGGAGAAGTCCCGCCTGGTCGCGAACATCGCCGGCGGCCTCTCGCAGGTCTCCCGCGACGACGTGATCGAGAAGAACCTGGCCCACTTCCACGCCGCCGACCCGGAGTACGGCAAGCGCGTGGAGGAGGCGGTCCGCGCCCTGCGCGAGGACTGAGGACAGGTAACACCCGAACTGCGTACGGGATCTGACGGGAGGTCATGATCTCCGTACGCGGCCCGCGCGGCACGCCGTACGACCCGGATGAGGGGTGGCCGTACGACGGTGGGCGCGGGCAGGGCGAGGACCGTGGCGGCGTGTGAGCCAGTGCGGTGGTGAAGGACCGAGTCCCCTTCTCGACCAGAGGGAAGGGGTCCCCGGCTCCGTCGCACCCACCACGGTCCCACCCAGCCCCTTCGCGGGGGCTCCCCCACCCCGTCCGGCGGCGCGAACGACCTGTCGCGCCCAGCCTCGCGCCGTCGGACGGCCATCACCGAGAACGCTCCCCACGCCGGCTCGACGCCCGCGCAGAGGGAGCGTTCGGCGTTGCGGGGCACCTTCTCCGCATGTCCCTGTCGACGATCCCTCCGGGCGGCTCGATCGGGCCGGAGGACCGCAGGGCGAGCAGCGCGGTGCGCGCCTTGGCCACGGCGGTGCGGCCGGCCATCGGCATCCCGCCGTCGGCCCGGCGCAGGACCACCACCTCACTGAAGGCACCCGCCCACCGCGCCCGGCACCACCGGGCGGCGGCCGACGTGCGAGAAGCCGGCCGGCGCAGCACGCTGAGCACATGGGCAATACGCAGTACCCGCACATCGTGGTCCACTCGCCCGCCCTGGACGGGTCCCGGCGGGTCACCGAGGGAGACGTGACGCTGGGGATCGCCTCGCATCTGGACGATGTCGTGGAGATCCTGCGGCTGGCCGATCTGGACCGGATCGAGGTGGAGGAGAGCGATCTCATCGAGTGGCAGGGCGGCGGACCCGACGACTGGCCGGGGCTGTCGGAGCACGAGCTGTGACGGCCGGGCGTACGACAGTGGTCGTAGGCGGGCTACGCCATCCTCAAATGAACCTCTGAAGACAGCGCTGGAGGCTTCAACCGCCCCCGCGGCAGGGCAGATTACGTGCACCAGGGGCCCGCCGGCACGGGGGCGGCGGGCCCCGCACGGGGGAGCACGACGGGGGATGCCACGGGGGACGCGAAAGGGCGGCCCGTCCTTGGGGACGGGCCGCCCTTGGTGTGCCTGGCGGTGTGACGTGAGGGTCAGACCTTCAGCGGCTTGATGGACGTCGGCGCGTGGCCGGGCTCGGTGGCCAGCTCCTCGAACTCGGAGATGTCGCTGATGTCCATGGTGCGGCTCATCGAGATGTTGGTGATCCGCTCCAGGATCGCCTCGACGACGACCGGCACCCGGTACTCGGCGGCCAGCTTCTTCGCCTGCTCGAAGGCCGCGCCCAGCTGGTCCGGCTCGGTGACCCGGATGGCCTTGCAGCCCAGCCCCTCGGCGACCTTGACGTGGTCCACGCCGTAGACGCCGATCTCGGGCGTGTTGATGTTCTCGAACTCCAGGTTGACCTGGAAGTTGATGTCCAGGCCGATCTGCGCCTGGCGGATCAGGCCCAGGTAGGCGTTGTTCACCAGCACGTGGACGTAGGGGATCCTGTGCTGGGCGGCGACCGCCAGCTCCTCGATCAGGAACTGGAAGTCGTAGTCGCCGGACAGCGCGACCACCGGGGAGTCCGGGTCGGCCTTGGCGACGCCGATCGCGGCCGGGATGGTCCAGCCGAGCGGACCGGCCTGGCCGCAGTTGATCCAGTGCCGCGGCTTGTAGACGTGCAGCATCTGCGCGCCGGCGATCTGGGAGAGGCCGATGGTGGTGACGTACCGGGTGTCCGGGCCGAAGGCCTTGTTCATCTCCTCGTACACGCGCTGGGGCTTCATGGGCACGTTGTCGAAGTGCGTACGGCGCAGCAGTGTGGCCTTGCGCTCCTGCGTCGAGGCGACCCAGTCGCTGCGGTCGGGGAGCCTGCCCTGCGCCTTCAGCTCCTTCGCCACCTCGACGAACAGTTCCAGCGCGGCCTTGGCGTCGGAGACCACACCGTAGTCCGGCGGGAAGATCTTGCCGATCTGGGTGGGCTCGATGTCGACGTGGACGAACTTGCGGTCGCCCCGGTAGACGTCGAGCTTGTACCCGGTGTGGCGGTTGGCCCAGCGGTTGCCGATGCCGAGGACGAAGTCGGACTCCAGGAAGTTGGCGTTGCCGTACCGGTGCGAGGTCTGCACGCCCACCATGCCGGCGTTCAGCTCGTGGTCGTCGGCCAGCACGCCCCAGCCCATCAGGGTCGGGATGACCGGGGTCTGGGTCAGCTCGGCGAACTCCACCAGCAGGTCGGCGGCGTCGGCGCCGAGGATGCCGCCGCCGGCCACGATGACCGGGCGCTGCGACTCCAGAAGAAAGGTGATCGCCTTCTCGATCTGGGCGCGGGTCGCGGCCGGCTTGTAGACGGGCAGCGGCTCGTACGTCTCCGGGTCGAACTCGATCTCGGTGAGCTGGACGTCGATCGGCAGGTCGATCAGGACCGGCCCGGGACGGCCGGAGCGCATCAGGTGGAAGGCCTGCTGGAAGACGCCGGGGACCTGCGCGGCCTCCAGGACCGTGACCGCCATCTTGGTGACCGGCTTGGCGATCGAGGCGATGTCGACGGCCTGGAAGTCCTCCTTGTGGATCACGCTGGTGGGCGCCTGGCCCGTGATGCACAGGATCGGGATGGAGTCACCGATGGCCGAGTACAGGCCGGTGATCATGTCGGTGCCGGCCGGACCGGACGTGCCGATGCAGACGCCGATGTTGCCCGGCTTGGTGCGGGTGTACCCCTCGGCCATGTGTGAGGCGCCCTCGACATGGCGGGCGAGGGTGTGGCTGATGCCACCCCCCTCTTTCAGCGCCTTGTAGAAGGGGTTGATCGCCGCGCCCGGCACACCGAAGGCGTCGGTGACGCCCTCGCGCTTGAGGATCTCAACTGCCGCGCGGGCAGCGGTCATACGAGCCATCGAGTACTCCTGCTTCGGCTTCTCGGATGCGTACTCCCGTCGCGCCCCGCGGTGAGCACAGTCTCCAGGTGGTCACACTCCGCAATCTTTTCCGTATTGCGGAAGTAAACTTCTACTATCTGGAATCAATGTAGAAGCGGGCACCAACTGCCGTCAAGGGAGACCGGAGACAGGTCAAGCGCCGGACAAGCGGCGTGCGAGAGGAGGACGATGGGAGCCGCTGTCCCGACGCGACGGTTCCGAGGTGACGCCTGGGGGTGGGCCATGCCCAAGAGCGTGCCGGTGCGCTGCCCGGCCTGCCGGCGCGAGCACGTCTACACCGTGCCGTGGTATCCGTGCGTGTGCGGCGCGCCCACCGCCCCGCGACTGGATCCGGCCGGCGCACCGGCCGTGGCCGCCCACCGGGCCTGGGACGACGAATGGATCTCCGTGCCGTGCACCGCCTGCGGGCGCCGGTGCCAGTGGCCGCACCCGGAACTGGGCTGCCCCTGCGGCACGGTCCTGCGCATCCCGGTGGCGGTGACACCTCCGGCGGACAGCGGTCTCTCACCGGCGCCGGGCGAGCCCGATACCCCCGCCCACCGCCCCGCCTTCCAGCCGCGCGCCATCCGCACCGCCCGTGACGCCGTCACCGTCGCCGCGCTGTATCTGCGCTGGCTCGGCTACCGGGACATCCGCCGCGCCGACCAGCGGCCCCCGAACGGCATCGGCCTCGCCGCGCACGGGCTCCTCGCCCAGGTGGACCCGACCGTGCGCCCGGCGGCGCCGCGGGACGTGGAGTGCCTGTGGCTGACCGCGATGACGGAGTCCGCGGGCTGCGTGTACTTCTCCCTCGCGGGTTACCGGGACGACGCCCGGGCCCGGGCGGACACCCTCGGCGTCCCCCTCTTCGTCCTGGACCTCGCGGGCGTCCCGCAGCCGGTGAACGACCACGCCGACGCGCTGAACACCGAGGGCGCGCCGGAACCCGGACCCCGGCGGCGGGACCGGCGCAGCTGAGCCCCGGGGTCGATGCGCCGCTGTTCGACGGGTCCCGGCCGAGTGCGCCGCCGACAGTGCGCTCTCCGGGACCCGTCCCCGAGCATGTATCGGATGCTCGGTTCCGGCCGTCTCACACCTGGTACTTCTCCCGCAGTTCGACCTTGCGCACCTTTCCGGACACCGTCATCGGGAACGAGTCGAGGATCTGCAGCCGGCTGGGGATCTTGTAGTGGGCGAGCCGGCCCTGGCAGAAGGCGCGGAGTTCCTCCAGGGTGAGCGGGTCGGCCGCGTCGTGCGGGATGACGCAGGCCAGGACCTCCTCGCCGTACGTCTCGTGCGGCACCCCGACGACCTGGACGTCCCTGATCTTCGGGTGGGCGTGGAGGAACTCCTCGATCTCGCGCGGGTAGATGTTCTCGCCGCCCCGGATGATCATGTCCTTGATCCGGCCGACGATCTCGACGTACCCGTCCTCGCGCATCACCGCCAGGTCCCCGGTGTGCATCCAGCGGCCCGCGTCGACGGCGTCGGCGGTCTTCTCGGGCTCGTTCCAGTAGCCGAGCATCACGCTGTAGCCGCGGGTGCACAACTCTCCCGCCGTCCCGCGCGGTTGAGTGACT includes:
- a CDS encoding 2-hydroxy-3-oxopropionate reductase encodes the protein MSTLPKIAWIGLGIMGSPMSENLIKAGYQVTGYTLEQDKLDRLAAAGGTAASSIAEAVRDADVVITMVPASPQVEAISYGPEGILENAKQGALLIDMSSITPQTSVDLAKAAKDKGIRVLDAPVSGGEAGAIEAVLSIMVGGEQADFDQAKPIFEALGRTIVLCGPHGSGQTVKAANQLIVAVNIQACAEAVVFLEKSGVDLQAALDVLNGGLAGSTVLTRKKDNFLNRDFKPGFRIDLHHKDMGIVTDAARNVGAALPVGAVVAQLVASLRAQGDGGLDHSALLRAVERLSGAQV
- a CDS encoding TIM barrel protein; its protein translation is MGFADQRFNVNLSILFTELPLPERPAAAAAAGFTAVELWWPWVDSPTPEQSELDALKKAIEDAGVQLTGLNFYAGQLPGPDRGALSIPGAESERFRANIDVAIAFAGSLGCTTFNALYGNRVDGVDPAEQDALALENLVLAAEAVGRVGGTILIEALNAPESPKCPIVSAPRAIEIVDKVNEATGLGNAKFLMDLYHLSMNGEDLPSVIEQYAAKTGHVQIADNPGRGAPGTGSLPLLELLDQLKKAGYDGWVGLEYKAGDRPSAEAFDWLPREARAAR
- the gcl gene encoding glyoxylate carboligase, with protein sequence MARMTAARAAVEILKREGVTDAFGVPGAAINPFYKALKEGGGISHTLARHVEGASHMAEGYTRTKPGNIGVCIGTSGPAGTDMITGLYSAIGDSIPILCITGQAPTSVIHKEDFQAVDIASIAKPVTKMAVTVLEAAQVPGVFQQAFHLMRSGRPGPVLIDLPIDVQLTEIEFDPETYEPLPVYKPAATRAQIEKAITFLLESQRPVIVAGGGILGADAADLLVEFAELTQTPVIPTLMGWGVLADDHELNAGMVGVQTSHRYGNANFLESDFVLGIGNRWANRHTGYKLDVYRGDRKFVHVDIEPTQIGKIFPPDYGVVSDAKAALELFVEVAKELKAQGRLPDRSDWVASTQERKATLLRRTHFDNVPMKPQRVYEEMNKAFGPDTRYVTTIGLSQIAGAQMLHVYKPRHWINCGQAGPLGWTIPAAIGVAKADPDSPVVALSGDYDFQFLIEELAVAAQHRIPYVHVLVNNAYLGLIRQAQIGLDINFQVNLEFENINTPEIGVYGVDHVKVAEGLGCKAIRVTEPDQLGAAFEQAKKLAAEYRVPVVVEAILERITNISMSRTMDISDISEFEELATEPGHAPTSIKPLKV
- a CDS encoding catalase, translated to MSKRVLTARTLTTESGAPVADNQNSASAGVGGPLLIQDQHLLEKLARFNRERIPERVVHARGSGAYGHFEVTDDVTGFTHADFLSEIGKRTEVFVRFSTVADSLGGADAVRDPRGFAVKFYTEEGNYDLVGNNTPVFFIKDPIKFPDFIHSQKRDPFTGRQEPDNVWDFWAHAPEATHQVTWLMGDRGIPASYRHMNGYGSHTYQWTNASGEAFFVKYHFKTNQGIRSLSSEQAAEIAGKDPNSHQTDLLQAIERGVHPSWTLYVQLMPAAEAADYRFNPFDLTKVWPHKDYPLQRVGRLVLDRNPDNVFAEVEQAAFSPNNFVPGIGPSPDKMLQGRLFAYADAHRYRLGVNHTLLAVNAPKAVPGGAQNYGRDGFMAVNGQGRGAKNYEPNSYDGPVETGRPLSAPLAVSGHTGTHTAPLHTKDDDFFQAGELYRLMSAEEKSRLVANIAGGLSQVSRDDVIEKNLAHFHAADPEYGKRVEEAVRALRED